Proteins encoded by one window of Porphyromonas vaginalis:
- a CDS encoding dihydroorotate dehydrogenase electron transfer subunit gives MDRTKSSQPASVDAVVIDNEQVAPRYHLLYLRLEITSISSASWLQGVAPGQFVQIDCRPAGILLRRPISIYKWSSEELCLTLLVQRVGRGSNYMCDLKAGAKVNIIGPLGTPFATDLGIAGERPLLIAGGVGMAPIIMLARHLQQLSGVHPHLIIGARTSSLLILRDEIEQIGCSYSYTTDDGSYGTRGAVLAAPELEQDDYSMVYTCGPRPMMRAIHSWAKKHNVPGQASLENLMACGVGACLCCVENIANQGNTCVCTDGPVFNFDQLLW, from the coding sequence ATGGATCGGACCAAATCATCACAGCCTGCGAGCGTTGATGCTGTTGTAATAGACAATGAGCAGGTAGCTCCACGCTATCACCTACTTTACTTAAGACTGGAGATCACCTCTATCTCTAGTGCATCGTGGCTACAAGGGGTGGCTCCTGGACAGTTTGTACAAATAGACTGTCGCCCAGCTGGAATACTCTTGAGGCGCCCCATATCTATATATAAGTGGTCTAGCGAGGAGCTATGCCTGACCCTCCTAGTGCAGCGTGTGGGACGTGGAAGTAATTATATGTGCGATCTAAAAGCGGGTGCCAAGGTCAATATAATTGGTCCCTTGGGCACGCCCTTTGCGACAGACCTTGGCATTGCTGGAGAGCGTCCGCTCCTAATCGCTGGCGGGGTCGGTATGGCTCCCATCATTATGCTGGCGCGCCACTTGCAGCAACTATCGGGAGTGCACCCGCACCTGATCATAGGTGCTCGCACCTCTTCTTTACTGATACTTCGCGATGAGATTGAGCAGATCGGTTGCTCTTATAGTTATACGACTGACGATGGGTCCTATGGTACTCGGGGTGCCGTCTTGGCCGCTCCTGAGCTAGAGCAAGACGACTACTCGATGGTCTACACTTGCGGTCCTCGTCCTATGATGCGAGCTATCCATAGCTGGGCTAAGAAGCACAACGTGCCAGGCCAAGCTTCGCTCGAAAATCTTATGGCTTGTGGTGTGGGGGCATGCCTTTGCTGTGTGGAGAATATTGCAAACCAGGGGAATACGTGCGTCTGTACGGATGGTCCTGTATTTAACTTTGATCAACTATTATGGTAA
- the murC gene encoding UDP-N-acetylmuramate--L-alanine ligase: MSYVYLIGIGGAGMSALARYYHLKGCNVSGYDRSHNMYTDELEQLGIAIHYDSDATWLETAPMTPDNTLVIYTPAIPHDHPELCYLRSHHFRVLKRAEALGVIAESYRTLAVAGSHGKTTTTNMLAHILDGAKEVGCTAFIGGLAVDTGSNFIYSDHSDLLVVEADEYDRSFLHLNPYMAVVTSTDADHLDIYGDYAGYLAGFEAFCGQIQPGGTLLMKEGLPIKPHLAEGVRTLTYGSASTADVYYDHVTVGDGTIRFDWHYPEAGLHLEQVALGVPVRTNLENATAAMTIAYLNGVAPADIVRGVESFRGTKRRFELVLQTDRHLLIDDYAHHPVELDSSIRSIKEIYGSEDVLAIFQPHLYSRTADFYKDFAESLSHVDQVIVLDIYPAREEPMPGITSELIYKELTAPHRWLCTKEELLPLLRQIELPRVVVTVGAGDIDKLVLPIRDYLATLS; the protein is encoded by the coding sequence ATGAGTTACGTTTATCTTATAGGTATCGGCGGTGCTGGCATGAGTGCTCTAGCACGTTACTATCATCTCAAGGGGTGCAACGTGTCGGGCTACGACCGCTCGCACAATATGTACACGGACGAGCTGGAGCAACTAGGCATCGCTATACACTACGATAGCGATGCGACGTGGCTGGAGACAGCTCCGATGACGCCTGACAATACCCTCGTCATCTACACGCCTGCTATACCGCACGACCACCCTGAGCTGTGCTATCTGCGCAGTCATCACTTCCGTGTCTTGAAGCGTGCGGAGGCGCTGGGTGTCATAGCCGAGAGCTATCGTACACTGGCCGTTGCCGGTTCGCATGGTAAGACCACAACGACCAATATGCTAGCGCATATCCTAGATGGAGCCAAGGAGGTGGGCTGTACCGCATTCATCGGCGGACTGGCTGTGGATACGGGTTCTAACTTTATCTACTCCGACCACTCCGACCTGCTGGTGGTAGAGGCGGACGAGTATGACCGCTCGTTCCTACACCTCAACCCTTATATGGCTGTCGTGACCTCAACTGATGCGGATCACCTAGACATCTACGGAGACTATGCGGGGTACCTCGCAGGCTTTGAAGCATTTTGTGGGCAAATACAACCTGGTGGCACGCTACTGATGAAGGAAGGGCTACCGATCAAGCCACACCTAGCAGAGGGCGTACGCACATTGACCTATGGCAGTGCCTCTACGGCGGACGTTTACTACGACCATGTGACGGTCGGCGATGGTACGATCCGCTTCGACTGGCACTACCCAGAGGCGGGGCTTCATCTAGAGCAGGTCGCTCTCGGGGTGCCTGTACGTACTAACCTAGAGAATGCTACGGCAGCTATGACCATCGCTTACCTCAACGGAGTTGCTCCGGCGGACATCGTACGAGGTGTGGAGAGCTTCCGAGGCACCAAGCGACGCTTCGAGCTGGTACTGCAGACGGATCGACACCTACTCATCGATGACTATGCGCATCACCCAGTGGAGCTAGACAGCTCCATTCGCTCGATCAAGGAGATCTACGGCTCGGAGGACGTACTGGCTATCTTTCAGCCACACCTCTACTCGCGTACGGCAGACTTCTATAAGGACTTTGCCGAGAGCCTCTCGCACGTGGATCAGGTAATCGTGCTAGACATTTACCCAGCCCGTGAGGAGCCTATGCCTGGCATCACTTCGGAGCTTATATATAAGGAGTTGACAGCGCCACACCGCTGGCTATGTACCAAGGAGGAGCTACTCCCCCTACTGCGACAGATAGAGTTGCCACGAGTGGTGGTCACGGTCGGGGCGGGAGACATTGACAAGTTGGTCCTCCCGATCAGAGATTATCTAGCTACACTATCATAA
- the murG gene encoding undecaprenyldiphospho-muramoylpentapeptide beta-N-acetylglucosaminyltransferase: protein MQEPNKPRVIISGGGTGGHINPALAIADEVRRRYPESQILFVGALGRMEMERVPAAGYEIVGLPVMGMDRKRLWRNFKVLRSLIKSRLMVRKTLADFHPDLAVGVGGYASAPTLKEAQRSGIPTLLQEQNSYAGVTNKLLARDAKCICVAYPGMERFFPSDRIILTGNPVRHAIEYNHTTREEACAYFALPSSLSRTILVMGGSLGARTINESVVAALPEWSKLGYQLIWQTGRSYEHEAQELIKEYDISKRAYVSAYVERMDLAYRLADVAVSRAGALSVSELCLSELPAILVPSPNVAEDHQTKNARALSTRGAAILLPDSEAIGQMGLTITELLKDETRRDEMKVALRDLATPQAVERIVDQMELLW, encoded by the coding sequence ATGCAAGAGCCAAACAAACCTAGAGTGATCATCAGTGGAGGCGGTACAGGTGGACATATCAACCCCGCCCTAGCTATTGCCGACGAGGTACGTCGACGCTACCCCGAGAGTCAGATACTCTTCGTGGGTGCCCTGGGGCGTATGGAGATGGAGCGTGTCCCCGCAGCTGGTTATGAGATCGTGGGACTGCCTGTCATGGGGATGGATCGTAAGCGTCTCTGGCGCAACTTTAAGGTACTGCGCTCTCTTATCAAGAGCCGCCTGATGGTTCGCAAGACTTTGGCAGACTTTCACCCCGATCTAGCCGTCGGTGTGGGTGGCTATGCGAGCGCCCCCACGCTCAAGGAGGCTCAGCGTAGCGGCATCCCTACCCTCCTGCAAGAGCAAAATAGCTATGCTGGTGTGACCAATAAGCTCCTAGCTCGTGATGCGAAGTGTATCTGCGTCGCTTATCCAGGCATGGAGCGCTTCTTCCCGAGTGATCGGATCATCCTAACGGGCAATCCGGTACGTCACGCTATCGAGTACAACCATACGACCCGCGAGGAGGCTTGTGCGTACTTTGCACTCCCCTCTTCACTCTCGCGTACGATCCTAGTCATGGGCGGTAGTCTGGGGGCTAGGACGATCAATGAGTCGGTCGTGGCTGCGCTACCTGAGTGGAGCAAGCTAGGCTATCAGTTGATCTGGCAGACGGGACGTAGCTATGAGCATGAAGCACAGGAGCTGATCAAGGAGTACGATATTAGCAAGCGAGCTTACGTCTCGGCATACGTAGAGCGTATGGATCTAGCTTACCGCCTGGCCGATGTGGCTGTGTCTCGTGCGGGTGCTTTGAGTGTCTCAGAACTTTGTCTCTCGGAGCTTCCTGCTATACTGGTTCCTTCACCCAATGTGGCTGAGGATCATCAGACGAAAAACGCGCGTGCACTCTCTACTCGTGGCGCTGCAATCCTCCTTCCCGACAGCGAAGCGATAGGTCAGATGGGACTCACCATCACGGAGCTACTCAAAGACGAGACGCGAAGGGATGAGATGAAGGTGGCGCTCCGTGATCTTGCTACACCGCAAGCGGTGGAGCGCATCGTGGATCAGATGGAGCTGCTGTGGTAG
- a CDS encoding cell division protein FtsQ/DivIB: protein MRYLYLTLAALLVGLLCYMAVSSPQTAPVRISDVKADIKYEGEHPLMPERDLVSELKALGFRPIGQSVDSLSTMAIESQLIRNGLFSHIDLYTTPGGVLHVSMLQREPLFTLLTPQGNYFVCKDQTVVPIERSEDYYTTFLPVSGSISVDQAAHELYPLMQLILADPLWRDLFIHIYVDPIRGVIATPRASNTEIILGRSSNWEEKLDNLRLFVEQVIPIFGWNSFISVHLEYKDQIVTVPSEEGALQRP, encoded by the coding sequence ATGCGCTACCTATATCTCACCTTAGCTGCTCTCCTCGTAGGACTACTCTGCTACATGGCGGTCTCGTCACCACAGACGGCACCAGTACGTATCTCTGATGTGAAGGCGGATATTAAGTACGAGGGCGAGCATCCCTTGATGCCTGAGCGAGATCTCGTGAGCGAGCTGAAGGCGCTAGGCTTCCGCCCCATAGGTCAGTCGGTAGACTCACTCTCTACGATGGCTATCGAGTCGCAGCTGATACGCAATGGGCTCTTTAGTCACATAGATCTCTACACCACTCCAGGGGGCGTGCTACACGTATCTATGCTCCAGCGCGAGCCACTCTTTACGTTGCTCACGCCACAGGGCAACTACTTCGTCTGCAAGGATCAGACGGTAGTGCCGATAGAGCGTAGCGAGGACTACTACACGACCTTTCTGCCGGTCAGTGGTAGCATCTCTGTAGATCAAGCGGCGCACGAGCTTTACCCGTTGATGCAACTGATCCTTGCTGATCCGCTCTGGCGAGATCTATTCATACATATCTATGTAGATCCCATTCGAGGGGTCATCGCCACGCCACGAGCTAGCAATACGGAGATCATCCTGGGGCGAAGCTCTAACTGGGAGGAGAAACTAGATAATCTCAGACTCTTCGTCGAACAGGTGATCCCCATATTTGGCTGGAATAGCTTTATTTCTGTACATTTGGAGTACAAAGACCAAATAGTAACCGTCCCGTCAGAGGAGGGAGCTTTACAAAGACCTTGA
- a CDS encoding toxin glutamine deamidase domain-containing protein, translating into MDIALRDGTPANRLATHLKQYLKYPKEFEFVGWHPHCRCHAVPIMEDIDSFQARQELIANGKQPPAPTGQVTAPPKNFTDHLANNSDRIARSSQRGTLPYFVRDNYKVGKDGTLTPTFKSQSIEAQKLGTYGNKLGRKATKEAQTALADHKTLDNFSEAQVKNFEEINKATGYKRGKAMSFEEADNGQSNISRDIENCASCVVVHEMRLRGYDITALKFDKRDGSISKLLSEDTRSIWMTAKGKTPEFSALIGGEPDEIVKAIEKQTQPIGSRYHIGWDISKKLGHIVTAERTADGLVIYDPQRNTFLSLEGVVKEMMSGSKIQLLRVDRLLLRSDFLGAISSTLK; encoded by the coding sequence ATGGACATCGCCCTCCGTGACGGCACCCCCGCCAACCGCCTAGCGACCCACCTCAAGCAGTACCTCAAGTACCCCAAGGAGTTCGAGTTCGTCGGCTGGCACCCCCACTGCAGGTGCCACGCAGTTCCGATTATGGAGGACATCGACAGCTTCCAAGCCCGCCAAGAGCTAATAGCCAACGGCAAACAGCCACCAGCCCCCACGGGACAAGTGACCGCACCCCCGAAGAACTTCACCGACCACCTCGCCAACAACAGCGACCGCATCGCACGCTCCAGCCAGCGAGGCACGCTCCCCTACTTCGTCCGTGACAACTACAAGGTAGGCAAGGACGGCACCCTCACACCGACATTCAAGAGTCAGTCTATAGAAGCTCAAAAGCTCGGCACATACGGCAACAAGCTCGGACGCAAAGCAACAAAAGAGGCGCAGACAGCTCTAGCCGATCACAAGACACTAGACAACTTCTCTGAGGCTCAAGTGAAGAACTTTGAAGAGATAAATAAGGCTACGGGGTATAAGCGTGGGAAGGCTATGTCTTTTGAGGAAGCAGACAACGGACAATCTAACATCTCACGAGACATTGAGAACTGCGCCTCCTGCGTAGTAGTACACGAAATGAGACTCAGAGGGTATGACATTACAGCCTTGAAGTTTGACAAACGTGATGGCAGTATATCAAAGCTACTATCAGAGGACACTCGTAGCATTTGGATGACAGCCAAGGGGAAAACGCCCGAATTCTCAGCTTTGATAGGCGGAGAGCCAGACGAGATTGTGAAAGCGATAGAAAAGCAAACCCAGCCAATCGGTAGTCGCTACCATATAGGCTGGGATATATCGAAGAAGTTAGGACATATCGTGACAGCTGAGAGGACTGCCGACGGATTAGTTATTTACGACCCGCAGAGGAACACGTTTCTATCTTTAGAAGGAGTCGTAAAAGAGATGATGAGCGGTTCAAAGATTCAGCTACTACGTGTAGATAGACTACTCCTAAGAAGTGATTTTTTGGGAGCAATCTCCTCCACTTTGAAATAA
- a CDS encoding dihydroorotate dehydrogenase, giving the protein MVSTSVNIGGGITLKNPILTASGTFGYGLEFAPFQDLSELGGFIVKGTTLHPRQGNPYPRMAETTAGMLNCVGLQNKGVDYLVEHILPEISHYETEILVNVSGSTIEDYVACAERLNDHPKVHAIELNISCPNVKEGGMSFGVNCDSAYEVVSAVRKAYKGHLMVKLSPNVTDITSIACAAEEAGADSLSLINTLLGMAIDVKTRRPKLSTITGGLSGPAVKPIAVRMVWQVAQAVSIPVIGLGGIATIEDVIEFLLAGATAVQVGTYNFVEPDIASKLVHQLSNYLEENHISDVQELIGAVSI; this is encoded by the coding sequence ATGGTAAGCACATCGGTCAATATAGGAGGGGGAATTACGCTTAAGAACCCCATTCTAACAGCTTCTGGTACTTTCGGATATGGGTTGGAGTTTGCACCATTTCAAGATCTCAGTGAGCTGGGTGGATTTATAGTCAAAGGAACTACCCTGCATCCCAGACAAGGGAATCCATACCCCCGTATGGCAGAGACGACGGCTGGTATGCTCAACTGTGTAGGCCTACAAAACAAGGGCGTGGACTACCTAGTAGAGCATATCCTACCTGAGATAAGTCACTATGAAACAGAGATACTGGTCAATGTGAGTGGCTCTACGATCGAAGATTATGTAGCCTGCGCTGAGCGACTAAATGACCACCCAAAGGTGCATGCTATCGAGCTCAATATCAGCTGTCCGAATGTAAAAGAGGGCGGGATGTCTTTTGGTGTCAATTGCGACAGTGCCTACGAAGTTGTCTCGGCGGTGCGAAAAGCTTACAAAGGTCATCTGATGGTCAAGCTTTCGCCTAATGTCACCGATATCACATCGATCGCATGTGCTGCCGAAGAGGCTGGCGCTGATAGCCTTTCGCTCATCAATACGCTCCTCGGTATGGCGATTGATGTCAAGACGCGAAGACCTAAGCTATCGACAATCACTGGAGGACTGAGTGGTCCTGCTGTCAAGCCTATAGCCGTTCGTATGGTGTGGCAAGTGGCGCAGGCGGTGTCGATACCAGTCATAGGGCTAGGAGGCATCGCTACTATCGAAGATGTGATCGAATTCCTCTTGGCGGGTGCTACTGCTGTGCAAGTGGGTACCTACAACTTCGTCGAGCCAGACATAGCCTCCAAGCTTGTCCACCAGCTATCTAACTATCTCGAAGAGAATCACATATCAGATGTACAGGAGCTGATCGGAGCCGTATCCATCTAA
- a CDS encoding ParB/RepB/Spo0J family partition protein, which translates to MNNNAPHYTELPIAQLEENKGQIDGLPANPRNIQPDKLAKLKRSILDNPDMLQLRGILVYPHGDKYIVIGGNMRLRAMVELGMTSAPCVVIPSHVTADKLRAKSQAGQLCAFSYICKRLQSGYVEPTATGHFISVDFIDLIVLCKSQTNLE; encoded by the coding sequence ATGAACAACAACGCACCGCACTACACCGAGCTACCCATAGCACAGCTCGAGGAGAACAAGGGGCAGATAGACGGGCTACCAGCCAATCCCCGCAACATACAGCCCGACAAGTTAGCCAAGCTCAAGCGAAGCATACTAGACAACCCCGATATGCTCCAGCTACGTGGCATCCTCGTCTATCCGCACGGGGACAAGTACATCGTCATCGGAGGCAATATGCGCCTCCGAGCTATGGTCGAGCTGGGTATGACCTCCGCCCCCTGCGTCGTTATCCCGAGCCACGTCACAGCCGACAAGCTCCGAGCCAAGAGCCAAGCTGGGCAGTTGTGTGCTTTTTCGTACATTTGTAAGCGATTGCAGTCGGGCTATGTAGAGCCGACTGCGACAGGCCATTTTATTTCAGTAGACTTTATCGATCTCATCGTGCTATGCAAGAGCCAAACAAACCTAGAGTGA
- a CDS encoding cell division protein FtsZ, with product MDNADKLVNFKYNKAVAQRKLIKVIGVGGAGGNAVKHIHASGLQGVSYLLLNTDEQDLAKSGLKDVAVIGQKLTQGLGAGSKIEVGEEAALEDRELIHSLLDDNETQMVFICAGMGGGTGTGAAPVIAKIARDMGLLTVGFIFMPFVREERQRMIKAAQGAERMRQEVDSLVIIANENINQVYGELPWNESLNKANEILANAVRAITMVITNEMEMNQDFADVRTTLKDGGIAHISIGYGEGVDRVSKAIDSALRSPLLNNDDITTATRLQLAIFYDPSDALTTDEMDEIKKLTSSIRNLQNNKSGHAFNEELGNKVMVVIIASGFQKEAHMPMTAMDVEDYVRQTEIEKEQNKLLNQYYSEFDLEPRSSLPTFVPIVLTDDELDRDDLIDYLDEEPAKNHSYSEVEERRAKYKYGNQTPAMSQTLDTSKVAQRSTPTRMPSADVEELPNVDPTKEGTEPTTQSVNQPKIIKF from the coding sequence ATGGATAACGCAGACAAGCTCGTCAACTTCAAATACAATAAAGCGGTCGCTCAGAGAAAGCTCATCAAGGTGATCGGCGTAGGTGGTGCTGGAGGCAATGCCGTCAAGCACATTCACGCTTCTGGACTCCAGGGCGTATCCTATCTGCTCCTCAACACTGATGAGCAAGACCTCGCCAAGAGCGGACTAAAAGATGTAGCCGTCATCGGGCAGAAGCTAACCCAGGGACTAGGTGCCGGAAGTAAGATCGAGGTCGGCGAAGAGGCCGCCTTAGAAGACCGAGAGCTCATCCACTCCCTCCTGGACGACAATGAGACGCAGATGGTCTTCATCTGCGCTGGCATGGGAGGTGGCACAGGGACTGGCGCTGCACCTGTCATTGCGAAGATAGCTCGCGACATGGGACTGCTCACCGTTGGCTTTATCTTCATGCCTTTCGTCCGTGAGGAGAGACAGCGTATGATCAAAGCGGCGCAAGGTGCCGAGCGCATGCGACAAGAGGTAGACTCGCTGGTCATCATTGCCAACGAAAACATCAACCAAGTCTATGGTGAGCTACCCTGGAACGAGTCTCTCAACAAGGCAAACGAGATCCTTGCCAATGCGGTACGAGCCATTACGATGGTTATCACCAACGAGATGGAGATGAACCAAGACTTTGCCGACGTACGCACCACGCTCAAGGACGGAGGCATCGCACATATCAGCATCGGCTACGGCGAGGGGGTAGACCGTGTGAGCAAGGCTATCGACTCCGCTCTGCGCTCTCCCCTACTCAACAATGACGACATCACGACGGCGACAAGGCTTCAGCTGGCTATCTTCTACGATCCGTCCGACGCGCTGACGACAGACGAGATGGACGAGATCAAGAAGCTCACCTCCTCCATCCGCAATCTGCAGAACAATAAGTCGGGACACGCTTTCAATGAAGAGCTGGGCAACAAGGTGATGGTGGTCATCATCGCATCTGGCTTCCAAAAGGAGGCGCACATGCCTATGACCGCTATGGATGTGGAGGACTATGTGCGCCAGACGGAGATCGAGAAGGAGCAAAACAAGCTACTCAACCAGTACTACTCCGAGTTTGACCTGGAGCCACGCAGCTCTCTGCCTACCTTTGTGCCTATCGTGCTGACCGATGATGAGCTAGATCGTGACGACCTGATAGACTACCTCGACGAGGAGCCTGCTAAGAACCACAGCTACTCAGAGGTCGAGGAGCGACGTGCTAAGTACAAGTATGGCAACCAGACACCCGCTATGTCTCAGACACTCGACACGTCAAAGGTTGCTCAGCGCTCCACACCTACTCGGATGCCTAGTGCAGACGTAGAGGAGCTGCCCAACGTCGATCCTACGAAGGAAGGTACAGAGCCTACCACCCAATCAGTCAACCAGCCCAAGATTATCAAGTTCTGA
- the mtnN gene encoding 5'-methylthioadenosine/S-adenosylhomocysteine nucleosidase, whose amino-acid sequence MFSSIVLLCAMGKEHMAIQSALQALAPAVELVERALVEKAPFATYRYTLRLEEHATEWTFHLIETGIGKVHAALATQRAIELYHPHLLVNVGVSGGLYAGAQVGDLCLSTAYRYHDVWCGEGNERGQVQGMPAQFSADAATIAVVAKQLSIPLHEGLLLCGDTFIPDAEHLRAFAQQYPYLVAVDMESAAIAQTAYLYQTPLVSLRIVSDTPLTSQDHGKQYADFWQQRDLFLPPFADAMRLVSSLAGLL is encoded by the coding sequence ATGTTCTCCTCCATTGTCTTGCTATGCGCTATGGGCAAAGAGCACATGGCGATACAGTCTGCTCTGCAAGCTCTAGCTCCCGCTGTCGAGTTGGTGGAGCGCGCTTTGGTCGAAAAGGCCCCCTTTGCTACCTATCGCTACACCTTACGACTAGAGGAGCATGCCACTGAGTGGACCTTTCACCTCATTGAGACTGGCATCGGCAAGGTACACGCAGCGCTTGCCACACAGCGCGCCATCGAGCTCTATCACCCCCACCTCTTAGTCAACGTGGGCGTGTCGGGAGGACTTTACGCAGGGGCACAGGTCGGCGACCTTTGTCTCTCGACGGCTTACCGCTACCACGACGTCTGGTGCGGTGAGGGCAATGAGCGTGGACAAGTACAAGGCATGCCAGCTCAGTTCTCAGCAGATGCTGCAACCATTGCAGTCGTGGCAAAGCAACTAAGCATACCGCTTCACGAGGGGTTGCTCCTCTGTGGTGATACCTTCATACCCGACGCTGAGCACCTAAGAGCCTTCGCGCAGCAGTACCCCTACCTCGTTGCGGTCGATATGGAGAGTGCTGCCATCGCTCAGACAGCTTATCTATACCAGACGCCACTAGTCAGCCTACGCATCGTCAGCGACACGCCACTCACGAGCCAGGATCATGGCAAGCAGTACGCAGACTTCTGGCAGCAGAGAGACCTTTTCCTACCGCCCTTTGCAGATGCTATGCGACTCGTCTCTTCGCTCGCAGGGCTCCTCTAG
- a CDS encoding cell division FtsA domain-containing protein: MLYNEDLYTAIDLGSATIRGMVGTKKDGKVLPIAIAEVPTSNAIRKGVVNNMEELHNKLKVLIDRLNEQLPDQHTEIKKVYVGFGGKSLMSRSYKINHKMDNPDGEEISDYHINLINERVKNYRLNAHEVLDVSDPYCLVDGRVERNIKGLLCTEFSIHFNLITTRSSNVNFIRMAIEDRLGLELEAILPSPCCEADVLLYPDAKTLGVALVNIGAGTSSVAIYKNDTLKCLRVIPFGSKNITNDLMSLHITYPEAEKIKLEEAHPFTDAYDDESITLSSPDGTREREIKMRDINSLVTARMKEITANVLRVIRDFEAGARLGSGIVLAGQGALMRGFINYLQSESKFVSLAREFNDKVYKDNTPLSSDVDYAGCAGLIYRAEVNCVGAIDTPQTTASPSSKVTTQAHPQPVAAQVDTPQEAPEETTSAATPQEEPEQHPQQQAQTSLFDLPDVDQPHKTAKREPKSAKRKKSFNWFSKIKDVLTNDDID; this comes from the coding sequence ATGTTATACAACGAAGATCTCTACACTGCCATAGACTTAGGTAGTGCTACCATACGGGGTATGGTAGGTACCAAGAAGGATGGCAAAGTCCTCCCTATCGCCATAGCCGAGGTGCCCACAAGCAACGCAATTCGCAAGGGGGTCGTCAACAATATGGAGGAGCTACACAACAAGCTCAAGGTACTGATAGATCGTCTCAACGAGCAGCTCCCGGATCAGCACACAGAGATCAAAAAGGTCTACGTCGGCTTCGGCGGTAAGTCTCTTATGTCACGATCCTACAAGATCAATCATAAGATGGACAACCCCGACGGTGAGGAGATCAGCGACTACCATATCAACCTCATCAATGAGCGAGTCAAGAACTACCGACTCAACGCTCACGAGGTGCTGGATGTGTCGGACCCTTACTGTCTCGTAGACGGACGTGTGGAGAGAAACATCAAGGGACTGCTCTGCACGGAGTTTTCGATCCACTTCAACCTCATCACGACTCGCTCTAGCAATGTCAACTTCATCCGGATGGCTATCGAGGACCGTCTAGGGCTCGAGCTAGAGGCTATACTCCCCTCTCCATGCTGCGAGGCGGACGTACTCCTCTATCCCGATGCTAAGACGCTCGGCGTAGCACTAGTCAACATTGGTGCCGGCACTTCCTCTGTCGCTATCTACAAAAACGACACGCTGAAGTGTCTACGGGTCATCCCCTTTGGTTCGAAAAACATAACCAACGACTTGATGTCTCTCCACATCACTTACCCCGAAGCAGAGAAGATCAAGCTGGAGGAGGCACACCCCTTTACCGATGCTTACGATGATGAGTCTATCACGCTCAGCTCTCCAGACGGTACCCGCGAGCGAGAGATCAAGATGCGTGACATCAATAGCCTCGTGACAGCCCGTATGAAGGAGATCACCGCCAACGTGCTTCGAGTCATTCGTGACTTTGAGGCGGGTGCTAGACTGGGTTCTGGCATTGTCCTAGCTGGGCAAGGCGCACTCATGAGAGGCTTCATAAACTACCTACAGAGCGAGAGCAAGTTTGTCTCACTAGCGCGAGAGTTCAACGATAAGGTGTACAAGGACAACACACCCCTCTCTAGCGATGTGGACTACGCTGGCTGTGCAGGACTCATCTATCGCGCCGAGGTCAACTGCGTCGGAGCTATCGACACCCCTCAGACGACGGCCTCTCCGTCAAGCAAGGTCACCACACAGGCTCATCCTCAGCCTGTAGCGGCACAAGTTGATACGCCCCAAGAGGCTCCGGAAGAGACGACTAGCGCCGCTACACCTCAAGAGGAGCCAGAGCAGCACCCACAGCAACAGGCTCAGACATCGCTCTTTGACCTACCCGATGTCGACCAGCCACATAAGACTGCAAAGCGGGAGCCCAAGAGTGCTAAGCGCAAGAAGTCCTTCAACTGGTTCTCCAAGATTAAGGACGTACTGACCAACGACGACATCGACTAG